CGCTGTTGCTGCGCAGGTCAGCAATAGCAATGCTACTCTAGCAGCTTATGGCTAAAGGAAGTGGTTTCCTCAATGTCACAACCTTGAGCCAGCGTCATGAAACCCAGAGCAACCTTGGCCCGTAAAcctaaaaacaagaaaatgacaTGGGCATAATATTGTGGTAGCTTACAGGGCAGCTCTGAAATGATAATGATGTTTCCGTTTTAATTTGCCGTGGCAGGCAGGTCAAACATCAATATTGTTCCTTTTTGTCATCATtatctcgccctctctctgttctcccactTTAAAGTTCCACTGTGAAAATGCCTCATACTCAGTGTGTGGCTAACGTGTGACACAGTCTGCAATAATACAGTGTGATGTGTTGAACTAGCCACGCATTGAACTAACCTGTGTGAACCGACCTCTTGAGTTGGCTGTCTTatatatctctttctttctctcactctccctcctcctctctccttccttcgctctctccctcagGGATAGGTCTTGGGGTGGTGGTCAGGGAATatgcctccctctcccaccttcaTAAGCAGTATTTTGGCTTCCCGGGAGAGATCCTGATGCGGATGCTCAAGCTGGTCATCCTGCCCCTCATCATCTCCAGCATGATAACAGGTAACTTGGGATGAATTGCATCTCAGTCACTCAGCACTATGTTTAAAGAAGAGGGCCATCAGAGAAGGTTAAGATATCTTAAGTATTAAACCTCTTAGTTCCTAGAAGAACTTGGGCAGCTTTCTTTGCCTCGGGCCATGGCAAGCGGATCTTCTTGAGTTCTGCGTCTAGACACCTGCGACAGGTCATTGTTGCGCCAGATATCTTAGATATTAAGGACAAATTAAATAGTGATTGTCATTGAGACTTGTTGACAGACATTTCTCCTTTGGGTGGACAACAGGTTAATTGTCTTTCTGTCTTGTTTGTGGTCACAGGAGTCGCCGCCCTGGATTCGGAAGTTTCTGGAAAGATAGGTTTGAGGGCTGTGGTGTATTActtctccaccaccatcatcgcAGTTATTCTGGGTGAGTTAACAGGATGACTGGCTTGGTCTCATTCTCTTTCAGCTGCTCTCCGTCTGTTATGAAGCATGACGCactgaacaaaatgtggaaggtTTCAGTGCCTCATGCTTCAGATTAAGTGAGTGACAGACTAACTATGTAACATGTTGTTATTTACACGTCACCATTGAAAGCTGAATATTGACTGATGGTTATAACATGTGTTCCAGGTATTGTATTGGTGATGACCATCAAACCTGGTGTCTCTCAGGAGGCCGAACATATCGACAGGACAGGGACCACACCAAACGTCACCACTGTCGACACTCTACTGGATCTTGTCAGGTGACAGCTACGCTTCATACCATCATATAGAAGAATAGTTTTGTAGAATTTCTACAAAAGGTCCGTTCTCCATCAGTCGGAGGTGCAGTGTGCATAACATTTCCACATTTGTCTCACATTGTTGCCATCTCAACATGTCTTGTTCCATCCACAGAAACATGTTTCCTGAAAACCTACTGCAGGCTTGTTTCCAACAGGTAACCTTCATTGTCTGATTTGTACATTAAAGCTTTCAGTTACTAGCCTGGTACCAGGTGTGTTTGCGCTGTCTTGCCAATTCTCATAAgagttgacaagacagcacaaacagatttgGGGCCAGGCTAAACAATCACTGCACTTTGAAGAGAAAACATGATCCTACATTAAAATGTAACCATGTCAAATGTAACTATTTCAATTCAACCTATTCAATCATTCCAGTACAAGACAAAGCGCAAAGAGCTGGAACCACCTAAAGTGAAGGGGAACACTACAATTAcaatgttccctcctctctctaccgctGTCATGGCAACCATTTTCCCCCCAGAGGTAGGTGTCACTGTTTCCATGTGTTTATCCACCAGCATGTCAAAAGCTGTGATTTGATAGGATCAAAGCTGCTAAGCCTGGTTTACTTTTAATCAGATGTGGTTTGCTTTTTTAAACCTGATTAGTTAGTCATCTGATTAACTTTAACCACATCTGATTATCTGTCCAATCACAATCTTTTGCCTTTGTGGGTTGAAAATGTGGGTCTTCAACTTAGCCTTTGTGAATCTACACCTGACCACCCACATCTAATGTGATGGATATGACCAATATGACCAACTTACATTATGATGCCACTGTGTAGACCGGTCACTATGTTGTGATCTGAGGAAAAAGCTCAAGACATGGATGTCAGCCCATTGTAACACAATTTataacccctttttctccccaattttgtgatagcCAATAGGTAGTTAcattcttgtcccatcgctgcaattcCCGTACGAACTCGGGAGAGTCGAagttcgagagccatgcgtcctcccaaacacgaccctgccaagccgcactgcttcttgacacaccgCTCGCtaaacctggaagccagccgcaccaatgtgttggaggaatcACTGTCCAACTGGCGTCCGTTTCAGAATGCACAGGTGTCGCTATAGAGCGTGACTCCTGCGGAcacccggccggccaaaccctcctctaacccggacaatgctgggccaattgtgcgccgcctcatgggtctctcgGTCGCAGCTGGCTGCGACAAAGCCCTGGATCGAGCCCGGatttgtagtgacgcctctagcactgagatgcagtgccttagactgttgCACCACTTGAGAGGCCCCACAAGTGGATATTTTGACCAAAATCTATTTTGACCTTAAACTACTTTCCTCCTTATTTTTCCCCTCTGCAGAACATCACCAAGGACTATAAGATTGTCGGGTCATATTCTGATGGGATCAACGTGCTGGGCCTCATCGTGTTCTGTGTGGCGTTCGGCCTTGTCATCGGCAAGATGGGCGAAAGGGGACGCATTCTGCTGGAATTCTTTGACGCTTTAAACGAGGCCACCATGAGGCTAGTCCAGATTATCATGTGGTACGATACAGCCTGTTAGACGACATACATCTCTCACTTACAGTACACAACAGCTGTTTAGGTGAATTCATATGGTAGCTGTTTTCTATGCTATTGTAGACGTAATGCTAACATTtctgtggtggtgatgatgacagtgatgatgatgatcataaCAATGGCATTAACAACACTACACTCAGAAAAAAAAGTGGTCAtccagaacctaaaagggttcttcggctgtccccataggagaaccctttgaagaaccccttttggttccaggtagaaccatgtTGGGTTCCGTatagaccctttccacagagggttctacctggaaccaaaaatggttctacctggaactaaaacgggttctcttatggggacagtcAAAGAACCCTTTCAGAAACGTTTTTTCTAAAAGTGTATTGTTGCAATTACAGCTACATGCCAGTGGGGATACTCTTCCTCATAGCTGCCAAGATCATTGAGGTAGAAGACTGGGAGATCTTCAGAAAGATGGGCCTGTACATGGTGACAGTGCTGAGTGGGTGAGTCTGAGCCAGCCATCTTagtccctctttctctttctgataCTTCGCCACAACAATGCTAGATTTATAGCTGGCATTAGGGTCCAGGTTTCCTGCAAAGATACTCTAAAAGCCCAGCTCTGCCCCGGCACAGATAAGAACCAAGGACATTTAAAACTGCTCAACCTGCAGTTGCGGTAATGAGGCCTTTGGCGAACGCCTGTCCAACCCGTAAATTTACCGGACAGAATGATGCTTCTGGGTGTCCAGCAAAAGGAAACTGAGTTTAGTGAGGGGGAACGCAGtcatgtgtgtcccaaatggctatatagtgcactacttttgaccagagacctatgggccctggtcataaaGTAGTAGACTATAAAAGGaaaaggatgccatttgggacgcaaccctgGTCATTGTGTTATTATaagctggaggaggagagtttTAGTCCCCAGTTAACGCCAGGGGTTAGTCAGCTATTTCTTACAACGAGTCAAAACTTGTTTGATCATCACTATTTTTTAATCAGACACTTTTTTTTCATGGCAATGTAATGTTTTATTTCTCTCCTTAGCCTAGCTATCCACTCCACCATTTGTCTGCCGCTGATCTACTTTGCCATTGTGAGGAAGAACCCGTATACCTTTACCTTAGGGATGGCCCAGGCACTGGTCACTGCTCTAATGATCTCTTCCAGGTAAGCCTCAGTCACTATTCAGGatcatacagtcgtggccaaaagttttgagaatgacacaaatatttaattttcaagtctgctgcctcagtttgtatgatggcaacttgcatatactccagaatgttatgaagagtgatcagatgaactGCAATTAATTCCCGCAAAGTCCCTCTtttccatgcaaatgaactgaatcccaaaaatacatttccactgcatttcagccctgccacaaaaggaccagctgacatcatgtcagtgattctctcgttaacacagatgtgagtgttgacgaggacaaggctggagatcactctgtcatgctgattgagtttgaataacagactagaAGCTTCAAAagaagggtggtgcttggaatcattgttcttcctatgtcaatcatggttacctgaagggaaacacatgccgtcatcattgctttgcacaaaaagggcttcacaggcaaggatattgctgccagtaagattgcacctaaatcaaccatttatcggatcatcaagaacttcaaggagagcggttcaattgttgtgaagaaggcttcagggcaccaaagaaagtccagcaagcgccaggaccatctcctaaagttgattcagctgcgggatcggggcaccaccagtacagagcttgctcaagaatggcagcaggcaggtgtgagtgcatctgcacacacagcgAGGCGAAGACTGTTGGAGGATGGCCGGGTGTCAAGAAGaacagcaaagaagccacttctctcccggaaaaacatcagggacagactgatattctgcaaaaggtacagggattggactgctaaggactggggtaaagtcattttctctgatgaatcccctttccgattgtttgggacatccggaaaaaagcttgcccggagaagacaaggtgagcgctaccatcagtcctgtgtca
Above is a genomic segment from Oncorhynchus masou masou isolate Uvic2021 chromosome 23, UVic_Omas_1.1, whole genome shotgun sequence containing:
- the slc1a1 gene encoding excitatory amino acid transporter 3, with amino-acid sequence MDMMGKKERRGWDFKGLLKRNWLLIATIVSVLLGIGLGVVVREYASLSHLHKQYFGFPGEILMRMLKLVILPLIISSMITGVAALDSEVSGKIGLRAVVYYFSTTIIAVILGIVLVMTIKPGVSQEAEHIDRTGTTPNVTTVDTLLDLVRNMFPENLLQACFQQYKTKRKELEPPKVKGNTTITMFPPLSTAVMATIFPPENITKDYKIVGSYSDGINVLGLIVFCVAFGLVIGKMGERGRILLEFFDALNEATMRLVQIIMCYMPVGILFLIAAKIIEVEDWEIFRKMGLYMVTVLSGLAIHSTICLPLIYFAIVRKNPYTFTLGMAQALVTALMISSSSATLPVTFRCAEENLRIDKRITRFVLPVGATINMDGTALYEAVAAIFIAQLNDYSLDVGQIVTISITATVASIGAAGVPNAGLVTMVIVLTAVGLPANDVTLIVAVDWLLDRFRTMINVLGDAYGAGIVQKLSRRELERMDITSDVDVTNPFVLETTLDDEECEKKSYVNGGFTIDKTDAISFTETSQF